The DNA segment AGCAGTTATTGTAGAGAGAATTTGTATTCAAGGCTGTAATTAATACATTGTTGACCACAAACATTACTAGGTTTGAGCAGAAAATCAAATCAAAGCTTAGTGAattaaaaacagatttgaccAGTGCTGATAGAGTTGAcagaatcggttgtttcgaagaaacaatcggttgaatttttGCAACAGgtgaaaagtttgaaaaagcCAAATTCTTTTAACAGAAATTGAACATACAAGAATTCAGATTTAAGGCACATAGTTTTGTATAGAAGCAGAAGGAATACAAAATAATCCAGAACCTTAAGAGAAGAAATATAGAATTGGATTCAAAATGAAATGTTCAAGTATAGGAAGAACAAAATGTTATTCTTCAAGTTTTGTAGTACACATATGAAGCAGAACACAATTTCAGAACAAGGCATTGTCTTGCTTATTTGCATCCATGAGATTTTGATCCTACAGATCCTTCATGTGGAGGCCAAATTCTGCAAAAGAAAGCTTATCAAATCACAAGATTTGATCCCTTAAAAAACTTGGGACCTTTCATGTTAGATTTATCTTTAAAACCATCAAAATTTCTTGGAATCCATTTAAAGATACCTTTAGTTACAAGATATTTACGAAAcctgcagaatctaacagaatgACCTCTCTTCttacaataaaagcatgtaacaaccggttgtttcgttcTTTTAATCGGTTGATTTTTTGGCAGTgatgaaaaaggttttgaaatcccATTCTTTTTGTTCTGTGGATAAAATCCTAAGCCTGCTTTTCCAaagacacaattttgagatgcaagaacattctcaaagttggattttccagtTGTAAGCCTATCCCCAAATTTcacaaggtagtgaaccttcttttcaagagattcactaTTTTCAAAAAAACTAGAGTCACACATGCAAGCAgaatttttgtaaataaaatccaggttttcaaaatcaacTTTAGATTTTCCAACTCTTATTCTAGTGTTTtaactctgttttcaagccagttgttcaatcctttcaaccggttgttcaagagaTCCAATCTTTTatcttcttcatgtgtttcatTGAATGGTTCAAGTAGTTGGTAGTAGTTGTTACCTTTGACTGATGAAGATGAGCTTACACTGCTTTATGCTGATGCTTTTAAGCATAAATTTGCTTCTTCATCTTCTGAAGAGATGGAGGAGGATATCTCATTATCATCCCAGGCTATGTATGCCTTCTTGGTTTTTcctctcctttcttctttgaaATCAGCCTTTTCCTTGCTCTCATTGTTGGGCCATTCAGCTTTGATGTGTCCCTGTTCACTACAGCCATAATAAGTATATTTGTTAAGATTAAAGTCATTTAGCTTCTTAGAACTGTACCTCTTTGAAGATTGGCCTTtattctttttcaaaaatttgcTAAACTTCCTTGACAAAAAGCTCATTGTGTCATTATCACTATCATTGGAGTCTTGTTGCCTTTTCTGGATGGCAGCTTTAAGTGCAATACCCTTGTTGTCTCTTGGACAACCAATCTATTCATCTCAAGCTCATGCTCCCttagcttaccaaacaaagaagTTGTTGTCATGGATGTTAAATCCTTTGACTCAGAAATAGAAGTGACCTTTGGCTGCCAAGACCTTTCAAGACACTTCAAGATCATTATGTTCAACTCCTCTTTGTCAAAGTTCTTTCCAAGGCTCATTAAGTGGTTCACAATATGGGAAAACCGTTTCTGCTCATCAAAGATTGTCTCCCCTTTATGCATTCTGAATaactcatactcttggatgagatcATGCTTTCTTGCCCTCTTTACATCATTAAATCCCTCATGTGTGACCTCAaggatgtcccacatctcttttgCTGAAGTGCATTGtgataccctgaaaaactcatcacaactcaaagcagaggttataatatttttagcaATCCAATTAAACTTTGCTTTCTTGCTATCAGCCTTAGTCCATTCAGATGGAGGCTTACCAACAAAGACATCATCTTTTTTAACTTGAGGAATAAaatgaccattttcaattgcttcccaaattcctttatccgTGGAATGCATAAAATCTTCAtcctaactttccaaaactggtaattcacACCACAAAACAGTGGTGGTCTGTCTATATAAGCACCttttgtaagaaattatgtaaattaatttctataaagtgactcacatgacttagagtttgggctttgggcccaaatatgatttaataataataatagaattaaaggcccattggttaatgtgagaaatatatatctgatgatatacctaatgaaaacctacatctgatggagattgggtactaaaggctataaggttctgtctctgcaaataatagttgtctcactgttaaccatcatGAAAGTATGTGACAAGAACGGAAttgcaagagatagattgggataaaggagataaagtaactgctcaattaggatcactcatggatcgaggtaagtgcctattccttcttcATTGTATgttttgtgtgagaatcatgatatgataagatctatttgtgaacataattgtatgtgttcaatttacgtttattcatgttttgagttacatgtggtatcagagccttgTTGCTCATTTTTGTGATTCTCCAttaatgtttttccaaaattcaaagaaccctaattttaaaatattctcaatttaagaacactaattttaaaattaggatttatagattAAAGTTTTCATTCCTCTATAATAGATCCCTAATTgtcctaaaccatcaaaattaaagaaccctaatttttaaaattagggtttatggaTCAACGCCATTAACGGCGTAAAACCTTTTGAACCCAAACGCAAGAAAGTGGCTGCTGCGGCACGGTGACTCATTGTGAGAGGGGTGGTTAACGGCATCCCTGCAGCTTAAGAAATTTTGCTTCATGAAAAAGAAGCAAATTTGATTTACTGTGCCTTAggttatcaattttattaatattatattataatataataaaatgcaTGAAAAGAATCCAATTAGTGAATCTATATATGAATTATTCTCTGTCATCATGAAATGCATGAATTCTTTGCTGCACCCCATATTAAAGTTTAATCAATTGTTACTTTTCTGTAATTTAAGTTAtgttataatgtaattaaatttacatttaaattaaactttaattaattaattaaaagtgagtaacgaaaaattattttctgttttatgtatcatgttttaatgtaattttatttgcattaaattaaagtttaattaaagttttaatgaaattttattatgttttaatgtaattttatttgcattaaattaaagtttaattaaagttttaatgatttttattatgttttaatgtaattttatttgcattaaattaaagtttaattaaagttttaataaaattttattatgttcattaaattaaagtttaattaattgattgaaagtgaggaatggaaaattatttttccgctttatgtatttaattttaaattgaaattttggaattatttgtgtgatggatttgtaatcaccaaaatgatcaaatctttaagttttatttaattccaaattatggatgatgaaattttatttcaattaatgatattatttatggaattatttgtatgatagatttgtaatcaccaaagtgatcaaatctttatgttttatttaattccaaattatggatgatgaaattttatttcaattaatgatattatttatggaattatttgtatgatagatttgtaatcaccaaagtgatcaaatctttatgttttatttaattccaaattatggatgatgaaattttatttcaattaatgatattatttatggaattatttgtatgatagatttgtaatcaccaaagtgatcaaatctttaagttttatttaattccagattactgataaattttattccaattacctatagaatggatgctaaattatttatatatatatgggtaaatggaaattcattattatagggcattatggatcacccaaaggttgattagttgtccttataattaatggatatgattgttggtagtgagtatgtgttattagttttgcttgtatatccaaagataacaagtgtttctagttaatgcatacatcttgccaaataaagttaatactattagcatcattatgttttgtgtattaatgaatctcccaaaggagaacattagtatacatagaatgttttctgaatctgtatagtatgtttagtttatgactcaaagtattaatgttaagcatgtgCGATCAAGTATTGTTCTTGTATCTTTATGCGAATGAGCATAGCAAGTAATATTAAGTCTGATCTTCCCAAAACTGATGGtgcaaaagaatttatgaaatttgtggaaGAGCGCTCCCAAACTACTGATAAGTCTCTTGTTGGGACATTAATGAGTATATTAACCACCATGGAATTTGATGGTTCTCGTACTATGGCACGAACATGTCATTGAAATGACTAATATTGCGGCAAGACTTAAGTCTATTGGATCTGGTACTCTTTATGATGGATTATATAGATTGAATCTCGATAAACTATATGctgaaactcttatgacctcGCATCATAATGTTGGCACTAAACGAAGTTTGGTGAATGAATGTTCTGCTTTCTTGTGGCACAAACGTCTGGGACATATTTCCAAGCAAAGAATGGAGAGATTGGTAAAGTATGAAATACTTCAAAGTTTGGATTTTACTGATCTGAAtgtatgtgtggattgtattaaaggcaaacaaacaaaacacacaaagaagggagccacaagaagtactcagcttcttgaaattatacacactgatatatgtggaccttttgatgcaagttctttcaataaagaaaggtattttatcacctttaatggtgatttttcacgttatggttatgtctatttactgcatgaaaaatcgcaagcggtgaatgccttggaagtttatataaatgaaggaaaggcaattagacagaaaggtgaaaattgtcaggtcagatagaggtggtgaatattatggaaaatatgatgaaagtggacaacaccctggtccgtttgctaagttccttgagagacgtggtatttgtgctcaatacacaatgtcaggtacaccacaacaaaatggtgttttagaaaggcgtaatcgaaccttaatggatatggttaggagcatgttaagtaagtcaactgtacttgtttcattgtggatgtatgctttaaaaactgccatgtatctgttgaacagggttcctagtaaggcagttcaaaagacaccttttgaattgtggacaggaaggaaacccagtttgagacacctgcatgtttggggatgtcaggcagaagttagaatatacaatccgcaagagaagaaattggatgcaagaacaatcagtggatatttcattggttatccagcaaagtcaaaagggtatatgttttaTTGTCCTACCCATAAcacaagaattgttgaatctgaaaatgcacggttcattgaaaatggtgaaaccagtgggagtaatacttcacaaaatgtggagattaaggaagttagagtacaagtttctttaactagtacctttacttcaagtattgttgttcctaatgtagttgagtcattcaacgatgaagaagaacaacaaattaatgatcataaagaaaacaatgaacatgtagtagaacaaccacaagaaatagtattaagaagatctcaaagagaaagaaagtctgctgtttcgaatgattatgtggtttatctacaagagtcagaaaatgacttaagtattgataatgatccagtttcattttcagacgccgtcaatgatgataattctgataagtggttagatgccatgaaagatgagcttaaatcaatgggacaaaatgatgtatgggaccttatagaattgccagaaggatgcaagagagtcgggtgtaaatgggtctttaagactaaacgtgactctcatggcaatatcgaacgttacaagacccgacttgttgccaaaggttttactcaaaaggatggcattgattataaggaaacattttcacctgtttctaagaaagattcctttagaattatcatgacattagtag comes from the Phaseolus vulgaris cultivar G19833 chromosome 8, P. vulgaris v2.0, whole genome shotgun sequence genome and includes:
- the LOC137824924 gene encoding uncharacterized protein encodes the protein MHSTDKGIWEAIENGHFIPQVKKDDVFVGKPPSEWTKADSKKAKFNWIAKNIITSALSCDEFFRVSQCTSAKEMWDILEVTHEGFNDVKRARKHDLIQEYELFRMHKGETIFDEQKRFSHIVNHLMSLGKNFDKEELNIMILKCLERSWQPKIGCPRDNKGIALKAAIQKRQQDSNDSDNDTMSFLSRKFSKFLKKNKGQSSKRYSSKKLNDFNLNKYTYYGCSEQGHIKAEWPNNESKEKADFKEERRGKTKKAYIAWDDNEISSSISSEDEEANLCLKASA